A single region of the Eulemur rufifrons isolate Redbay chromosome 8, OSU_ERuf_1, whole genome shotgun sequence genome encodes:
- the LMNA gene encoding lamin isoform X10, with protein sequence MLRRVDAENRLQTLKEELDFQKNIYSEELRETKRRHETRLVEIDNGKQREFESRLADALQDLRAQHEDQVEQYKKELEKTYSAKLDNARLSAERNSNLAGAAHEELQQSRIRIDSLSAQLSQLQKQLAAKEAKLRDLEDSLARERDTSRRLLAEKEREMAEMRARMQQQLDEYQELLDIKLALDMEIHAYRKLLEGEEERLRLSPSPTSQRSRGRASSHSSQTQGGGSVTKKRKLESAESSRSSFSQHARTSGRVAVEEVDEEGKFVRLRNKSNEDQSMGNWQIKRQNGDDPLLTYRFPPKFTLKAGQVVTIWAAGAGATHSPPTDLVWKAQNTWGCGNSLRTALINSTGEEVAMRKLVRSVTVVEDDEDEDGDDLLHHHHVSGSRR encoded by the exons ATGCTGCGGCGGGTAGATGCCGAGAACAGGCTGCAGACCCTGAAGGAGGAACTGGACTTCCAGAAGAACATCTACAGTGAG GAGCTGCGTGAGACCAAGCGCCGTCATGAGACTCGGCTGGTGGAGATTGATAACGGGAAGCAGCGTGAGTTTGAGAGCCGGCTGGCGGACGCCCTGCAGGACCTGCGGGCCCAGCATGAGGACCAGGTGGAACAGTACAAGAAGGAGCTGGAGAAGACCTATTCTGCCAAG CTGGATAATGCCAGGCTGTCTGCTGAGAGGAACAGCAACCTGGCGGGGGCTGCCCACGAGGAGCTGCAGCAGTCCCGCATCCGCATCGACAGCCTCTCCGCCCAGCTCAGCCAGCTCCAAAAGCAG ctggcaGCCAAGGAGGCGAAGCTTCGGGACTTGGAGGACTCCCTGGCCCGTGAGCGGGACACCAGCCGGCGGCTGCTGGCAGAGAAGGAGCGGGAGATGGCCGAAATGCGGGCTAGGATGCAGCAGCAGCTGGATGAGTACCAGGAGCTGCTAGACATCAAGCTGGCCCTGGACATGGAGATCCACGCCTACCGCAAGCTCCTGGAGGGCgaggaggagag GCTAcgcctgtcccccagccccacctcgcAGCGCAGCCGTGGCCGCGCCTCCTCCCACTCGTCCCAGACGCAGGGTGGGGGCAGTGTCACCAAAAAGCGCAAGCTGGAGTCCGCCGAGAGCAGCCGCAGCAGCTTCTCGCAGCATGCACGCACCAGCGGGCGCGTGGCCGTGGAGGAGGTGGACGAGGAGGGCAAGTTCGTGCGGCTGCGCAACAAGTCCAATGAG GACCAGTCCATGGGCAACTGGCAGATCAAGCGCCAGAACGGAGATGATCCCTTGCTGACTTACCGCTTCCCACCAAAGTTCACCCTAAAGGCGGGGCAGGTGGTGACG ATCTGGGCTGCAGGAGCTGGGGCCACCCATAGCCCCCCTACTGACTTGGTGTGGAAGGCGCAGAACACCTGGGGCTGCGGGAACAGCCTGCGCACGGCTCTCATCAACTCCACTGGGGAA GAGGTGGCCATGCGCAAGCTGGTGCGCTCAGTGACTGTGGTTGAGGacgatgaggatgaggatggagaTGACCTGCTCCATCACCACCATGTGAGTGGCAGCCGCCGCTGA